The genomic stretch cccgattattgatgatctgcagaatcaccgataatcagatataatgctaacctctggacacctataggtatgtgagtgtttggtgtaacagtaatactttgagtgatgcacctgctgagcaggcgatatacagtaaagagacactgctctgggagcacaggaaccttccagcagcctgaggctctccaagaggaggagtcaggctggaggtaggaggaacctgagcgggagtgacacctgaagggtggatgtcactagcaggtctggagactatctcttagggAGAGAGATAGCTCCCAAGGAATAGCAGataacaaacaatgcctagtcttggtgtgaggtccgtggtctctacaccctggaactagtctgacgtatcACACAAAaattaatacagttccctagtcttaggtgtgaggtccttggtctctacaccctggaactagtctggagtataacacaaatgataatacagttccctagtcttaggtgtgaggtccttggtctctacaccctggaactagtctgaataataatacaatgataaacaaaagtaatctggctcagtgtgaattcccaggtcctcccggttcaaacacactgtaggatctgactatggcctgaatgcttccacgtaagtgtttgtaatggcagacaaccagcaactggcaagcaagctgtatatatagttgctggactctcccGCCccacccgagccactcagccaatcaggagtccagcaggaatcagctgatcgtcctgatcagctgacccatctcctgctggtataaaggtcctgacttctggctcgcacgcgtagttctccatccaggtgcactaacagactcagccacaccagacacatgctgccgcgtgcaaactgccgctggacgcggaaccagccgccttactgttgctgcatgcggcggcttttccgcgatctctcacagtcttggacgcatgctgctgcttggacgcggcttttccgcgtttcctcacacttccattctcatattattgaaggcaaggaccccaaagctcacaaacttggtcattaactgactgtgtgtcaaggctcAGAAGCTACCAAAGAACTTACTATATATCTCATAAGCTCTAGAGACTGTACCCACTGTTGTTCTTCTAAAGTGTAATAGGTGAGAATCCATATTACTGCCATTTATATAATGTGTTtgacccaacaacaaccaaatacatacccaggcaatgccgggtcTTCAGCTATTTTGTTATATATGTCAGGGCCACTAGAGGAAACATGTACAAAATGCTGTTATaaagaccttgtaattttttAGGAAATAGTTTTGAAAGAAATtcaattttaaagcaaacctgaaatgaaaataaacttatgagagatTTAATTTAAATATGTGTTTCACGTAAATATAGAGTTTTACTAAATCAAATATTAGCAACATATAACAGAGACTTATATTTTTATCTTTAGTTTTTGTCACTAATGACTaactaaacagcagccatgacagtcttGTTTAAAATCTGCTTTAGTCTGCTGCAAACCAAAGAGCACTAAAGCATTATCAGCAATGTTTCCTCGGCCCAATAGAAGTGTTTTGCCTTCTGTTTACGTTGCAGGACAGTGGGTTGAATTTGATTTGCTGTTCAAcaggttcttttgcatagataacagcgatagcctttttttttaactcttccagtaCATGAAAATAGAAACTGAGTTCAGACACATTCTTAGTAGGACCAGTACTAAATATACCAatgtttatctcataatgtcacatgtcagaGGAGAATGATGAATTTTCTGCAGCCTCGGAGGACATTGTTGAAGACTCCATCTTGTTGTAGCCTCAGAGGAGATTAGTGAAGACTCCATTCTGTTGTAGCCTCAGTGGAGATTGATGAAGACTGCATTTTGTTGTAACCTCAGAGGAGATTGGTGAAGACTCCATTTTGTTGTAGCCTCAGAGGGGATTGATGAAGACTCCATTTTGTTGTAGCCTCAAAGGGGATTAGTGAAGACTCCATTTTGTTGTAGCCTCAGAGGAGATTGATGAAGACTCCATTTTGCTGTAACCTCAGAGGAGATTGATGAAGACTCCATTTTGCTGTAACCTCAGAGGAATGAGATCAGGAGAAGAGCCAGGGTGACAGTCAGTCTGGTGAGGAGCTGCTGAATCTCTAGGGATCCTCCACGAGCTGCCGAAACATAATACATGCGATTTTTAAGACATCTGTTGATGTTTTCTAGTCAGTATCATCAGATTTGTTGTTATTATTGTGTTGttattaatattgttattattagtCCTAAGGAGATTTCAGCAATAAACTAGTTAATAAAAATAAGAAACAGACAATTTACTCCAGCTCAGTACATTGCTAGGATTATTAACAAAccataattcaacttaaaaaggcaacattattatttttattattattttttatttatatagcgccaacatattccgcagcgctttacaaagcacaataagacgacaaggggaacatagatacaactaacaaatgtacagcagagttccaagcagcacaaatattgttacaaaaacagtaaacattaggaggatgaccctgcccttgcgagcttacaatctactgggtagtgggggacacactaggtaagggggtggaggatggatgaggcagtgaccctttgcctctgattacattgtgtcagataagtaaataagggctatagaatgttataagcttgtttgaaaaggtgtgttttaagagtgcgtttgaagatgtccaggtttggagcatgacgtacaggctgtggaagagagttccagataagggatgatgctcgtgtaaagtcctagatgcgagcatgagcggaggttgcgggaggttgagattagtgaggagatgtatggaggagacaactcgtggagggctttgtatgttagagtcaggagtttgaactggatcctctgggtaatgggtagccagtggagagaacggcacagtggggctgcatcagaagggtgtggagaggtgaatgaggcgggccgctgaatttagtagggattggagaggtgctagcctgttttttggtaggccacagagcagggtgttgcagtagtctaggtgggagatgatgaaggcatgtacaagcattttggtggcctcttgtgtgaggaagggacggatacggaatatatttttgagctggaaatagcaggtggtggttaatgaggcaatgtgaggtttaaaggagagctctgagtcaagtataacccccaagcagcgggccttagtgattgaggttattggggtgttgtctaccgttatggttgcaattggtgggggtgtagatagcgatggtggaaaaaaaatcacaatttccgttttactcatgttgagtttgaggaagcgggaggacataaatgcagaaacggcacgtagacagtcggggactctagatagtagtgatgacagatcaggagctgagagatagattttggtgtcatccgcatagaggtgatactggaagccaaatgagttaattagttgtcccaggccatgagtgtagactgagaaaagaagtaacccaagaacagagccctgaggaacaccaacagacagtgggcgtggggaggaattggtgttagaaaaggacacagtgtaagagcctcctgagagataagaggagatccaggaatgtgcttgtcccttgattcctaaagatgacagtgtctgcagaagcataGTGAGATATAGTACAATGTAATAAATTAATCAGGattcccacttttatggtaattctccgggtttcagcatcataaacGCTTCCTATGTATAAGTCTATCAGTAGCTCACAGTACAAAGGACgacttttaacccccttggcgttatgattctttctggattttagggtctaaagccGCATAGACACACGTAGATagcggctccgatccggcggctcgattagccgtcggatcgcctcttccgcgtccccgcgcgtgcccgccgctTCCCCGcttgccgcgcgtgcgccggatttgattccccgctcgtccccgccggcgccgcttatcttccgctcgattccctgccattgtcccctcgcggggaacgagcagggaatcggcggaagcaagatccgtcctgtcggatcttatcaatcgagccgcatgtagatgcggctttaaagcGGTGCAGTTTTTTTGCACccattcagaccctaaaacctggaaaaaatcatgctgccagagagatctgcacagccccagtAATCACCCACCtctctggctccagcgctgcagttatgcctccatcctccgggtggcactgcaactctaaagtgaaattgccggctgttaTCATGTAGaaacgcccgctgcgcgctatactctgcacacagcctccggtgGCTACCCTGAGCAGAGGTCAGGATTACCACTCTAAGCTGCATATTTCCACCCCAACtctagctcgggattactgccaaggaggttatctCTGCACATATCTCACACATGTCCTTAGATTTTATAAATTAAGTTTTCTTACCAGAGTTGCACACGGGACGGCTCCTCTTCTTATCTGTAAATGGAGTAAAAAAGTAAGAATCAGACTCAGAtaataaaaatcttaaaattgttCCCTAATCTCCCATAACATAAGCCCTGTAGTAccctgcacactatcaccagggaAAAAGcaatccttaaagtggatccgagatgaacttttactcattgcataattttgttcctttcctattgtttatagggcattcctcaagccaaatacttttttggtttcttttaatactctaattccctataaactaaacaagcctcacccacaggttttcagagagccttggcattttcagacagtagcaagggctcatgggagctcagcctgggcaggaggaggggaggtgttactagccagagattttagaggaagaggggaggagggaggaggaaggaggggaaattaggttttcacaggctgagtgctggagatgcagataagcttgcctgtgtgtaatgtttacaaacaacatggctgctgtcattatatcacaggaagaaataaacatattctattgaagcagtttgcagctagatttgctgtgtaacctatctacactttagataagatatgtagacaagttacttgttatagttagttttttatctcggatccgctttaagttgttTCCTAAAAAACTCCAAGGAAATAGACCTCCctactacatctcccggcatgcttgAATTAGAAATGCCAGCAGAAGCCGACGGGTGATTGAAGAAGATGGCGCATTTCGTACAGGCCtggggccagaggagcagcaccctgtaggtaagtaatggtgctCCCCGAAcccctgcccccccacccccctcccccaacaacaCACGTTATTACAAAACTCCCTTAAGGGGAggtttattttttgctttttgtGTTTTATTGTGTTTAAAATCCAGTGCTCAGTTCGCTTTAAGAGCTTTTTGAATAAACTTGATATGCCAGACTCATGCAATACTATTTCTCAGCACTGTTGTACTGTGAGCTGTgggattttttttacacagatgacattacctgggaacaaaaaaaaaaaaacaggataactGTATGGATATTAAAAAGTGGGGACAACTGGagaatacatttttattgcatgCTATGCCAGACTGTAGTTCCACTTACGGTTTCAGCTGGAGGAGCACAGCTATATGTTGTGTGTAAtgaactacaggtagtccccggttaatgaatgagatagggactttagGTTCGTGCATAACCTGAATcttttcttaagtcggaacattgtgccatctctgtcccccctgtacctcctctgtgcccccctgtgccttcagtaccccctttgtgtcacctctgccttctgcacctgcttatacaagtttaaaagccattttttctttgatttttttttaaatcgattttctcaaaaactacaagtccaatgtggaaaaaaaaaaattacttgttcccatggaaacacagaatccatgccattgGTATCGGTGGGTTGTTCATAAGTtgggcgttcataagtcggggacatATTAATTATGCAACCACTGATTATATGGCCAAAAGTGTTTGCAGGATCAGTATGTGCATGTTTGATTATGGGGACacaggcatggccggatttctggcaaggccaaataggccatggcctagggcaccagataaacaaggggcggcctgcagacagtgggcattatttgcaagtgtccaaacaaatgaaagtggtcaggataactgcactattagtaccagctggcacctgcctgtgctgtgctacaggcagctgcagtccgttaaccaaacgtttgtgaacagtgtgtgactagcaaaaagccagaccttgtccaatgacatagcagcagctccaggcagttacggaaggccgggtctcacacacttggtgtgggggatgaaaggaccaggggcagcaccagcaaatagtacagaatacagaaggcagcctctcacagtacctctcacagtacccatttcttaattattgattggccagcgctgttaccctggagacagcagtggacggctcccaccacgcccatcacctgtagatcgtttGATTGACCATTTCCCCtatgtgacatgattgattcacttcacgttgccatggagacctcggcactagccccaatagtggacaccatcggctcAAAAATTTTTggatgggtgtgtgtggagagaggtggtaggatacggtttcggttggggcggctggtaatagtcggccttgggcggtaagaagtacaaatccggccctggacacaGGAAAAACTTTCTCAGAACTTATGTAGAAGAACCATTATATTTCAAGTCTGAATCCACCTGAATATAAATTGGGAGAAAACACTGCTCACCTTTGAAGTAGGCGCAGTTGTAGAAGCTGCAGAGTTTGCCGGTGCTCTCCACTTTGTATGCAGTTCCCGATTGACTGACTTTGGTAAACGTTTCTCCAATCGGAATGAGGAACTCAGACTCACCATTGAGTAACAATTCACTAATATCCACGCCATAACACGTTGAGATGAAGAAGTACGGTTGTAGTCCAAATCCTGCCGCTTTTCCCATGCTTGAATATGAAGATACAAAACCATCAAATCTCATTTCATTGGTGACGTTTACAGAACCTATCCTGGTCCCCCTGTAGACCTGAGTCAAGTTACCGCAACCTCTTCTCAGCACCTGCAAGGCTCTGGTCAGGTAGAAATGAAGAGCTTTGAGATGGAAATGGTCCATGTAATAATCTCTAGACTGTCCGGCAATGGAGATATTACCGTTCAGCTGCTTGTAGATCAGGTATGGACTTTCCATTGTGTACAACAAGAGTGCAATCCCGTATTCATCTTTAAAGTCCTTAGAGACATTGAATCTCGTTCTGTTCCATTCTTGGCCTGATATATTCCACATTGCAGCAAACTGGTCATCGTTCATCTCTTCCTCCAGTATCTTTGGCATCGCTGCCTCCATTTTGTCTGCACAGCCGATATACTGATCATCAAACGTATCGGGCATCATGTCCAAAACCACCTCCTGATGGCTCATCTAGGAAGAATGTACAGAAAGGTAATCATTATTGACCTGCCCATACAATTTCAGCCAAATGCTACGGTACGTAACAGCTTGTACAAAACACTATTTTAGTTTGGTTGCCCTTCAAGACGGTGATAACATGTAGGTGAATAGACTTCTCCTGATATTTATGGTAGTTGGTAGTAAGTTTGGTGTTGGTTCATTTTATGTAATTATTAAAGCCCAAAATGTAAGATTAAATTTTTTGGGGAACTAATTGTCCACCCACTGAAATCATCCCATACTTACATTATGCAGCAGCCAGGAATGCACGGATATCACCAAGGTCATTtcaaactgtatcagctgcagcaTGGAACTGCAACATGGAAGACAATGACAGGCTAAATGAGATTGGATGGGGGGTGcggggttaaatacttacctgtcctgaCGTCTTTGGAGCACAGGTGATGCTCCACTCCCCTCTTCGGCAGCGCGGCGACGGCCACATTTCCTAAGTCTGCTGAAGATCTTCAGAAACCTACGCCTGCATGTCTGCggcccgcccccagctcagcagccaccagTCAGGCGCGGCTGCTGAGTTGgggtgggcctcagccatggtatGTGTGGCTACTAG from Hyperolius riggenbachi isolate aHypRig1 chromosome 2, aHypRig1.pri, whole genome shotgun sequence encodes the following:
- the LOC137544646 gene encoding erythroblast NAD(P)(+)--arginine ADP-ribosyltransferase-like, translated to MLLRIPIGLLEANGDPHTSVLHRSEESAAAEHVGHNKMKLGVFSALYLVHLLSSIQMSHQEVVLDMMPDTFDDQYIGCADKMEAAMPKILEEEMNDDQFAAMWNISGQEWNRTRFNVSKDFKDEYGIALLLYTMESPYLIYKQLNGNISIAGQSRDYYMDHFHLKALHFYLTRALQVLRRGCGNLTQVYRGTRIGSVNVTNEMRFDGFVSSYSSMGKAAGFGLQPYFFISTCYGVDISELLLNGESEFLIPIGETFTKVSQSGTAYKVESTGKLCSFYNCAYFKDKKRSRPVCNSARGGSLEIQQLLTRLTVTLALLLISFL